A DNA window from Porphyromonas gingivalis ATCC 33277 contains the following coding sequences:
- the mutL gene encoding DNA mismatch repair endonuclease MutL, whose protein sequence is MSDVIRLLPDSIANQIAAGEVIQRPASVVKELLENALDAGASIIRLDVREAGRELIRVTDNGKGMSQSDARMAFERHATSKIASFQDLFSLRTMGFRGEALASIAAVAQVELLTRRAEDELGTRLTINGSEVGEVATVTSPQGCILCVKNLFYNVPARRKFLKSNETEFRHILTEYERVALVNPQVAFSIYHSGELVQDLPPSPLKKRILDVFGKRMEKDLIPIGIKSPITNISGFVGRPDGARKRGALQYFFVNGRFMRHPYFHKAVMAAYEAIIPQGTMPNYFLYFDLEPSQIDVNIHPTKTEIKFSDEQAIFKLIGVVIREALSSSNAVPAIDFDRKELIDIPAYQGPGKNVVRPPVDLDPSYNPFKETGLTEPIRSSRRQSPDMGWNELFKQFEAKRDAEKMAEPPIRSEGLFASTDFTPSAVSATPSTDMLCYVHRGRYLVTTLSRGLALVDFHRAHKRILYDRFMADESRRHIEQQQLLFPELLEFNPSDASAVKAAVDELQSVGFDLSPLGVSSYSLLAAPVQIIDCAADVVRDVIHTTLEDGRSSHEQMLELIATQIAEYQAIPCGKTPTAEEASDLLAELFASNDSTYTPDGKLIVSIIEEADIARRFE, encoded by the coding sequence ATGAGCGACGTCATACGCCTCCTGCCGGACAGTATCGCCAATCAAATTGCTGCCGGTGAAGTAATCCAACGTCCGGCCTCGGTCGTCAAGGAGCTATTGGAAAACGCATTGGATGCCGGCGCATCCATTATCAGGCTGGATGTCAGGGAAGCCGGTCGCGAATTGATACGCGTCACAGACAACGGCAAGGGTATGAGCCAAAGCGATGCCCGAATGGCTTTCGAGCGACATGCCACTTCCAAGATAGCTTCTTTTCAGGATCTGTTCAGCCTTCGGACGATGGGTTTTCGAGGTGAAGCCCTGGCTTCGATTGCAGCCGTTGCACAAGTAGAACTCCTAACCCGAAGGGCTGAAGATGAATTGGGTACGCGCCTTACCATCAATGGTTCCGAAGTAGGCGAAGTGGCTACTGTCACCTCTCCACAGGGCTGTATTCTTTGTGTGAAGAACCTCTTCTACAATGTACCGGCACGTCGAAAATTCCTCAAATCGAATGAAACGGAATTTCGGCATATCCTGACCGAATACGAACGGGTGGCTTTGGTCAATCCGCAAGTCGCTTTTTCTATCTACCATTCGGGTGAGCTGGTGCAGGATCTGCCTCCTTCTCCTCTGAAGAAAAGAATCCTCGATGTATTCGGGAAGAGAATGGAGAAAGATCTGATACCCATCGGGATAAAAAGCCCCATAACCAATATATCCGGCTTCGTGGGGCGCCCCGATGGTGCTCGCAAACGAGGTGCCCTGCAATACTTCTTCGTGAACGGACGCTTCATGCGTCATCCTTACTTCCACAAAGCCGTGATGGCTGCCTATGAGGCGATCATTCCTCAGGGAACAATGCCCAATTACTTCCTGTATTTCGATCTTGAACCCTCCCAGATCGATGTCAATATCCACCCGACCAAAACTGAAATCAAGTTCTCCGACGAACAGGCTATTTTCAAACTCATCGGTGTAGTCATTCGTGAAGCACTCAGCTCCAGCAATGCAGTACCGGCCATTGACTTCGACCGCAAAGAACTGATCGACATCCCGGCCTATCAAGGCCCGGGGAAAAACGTAGTTCGTCCGCCCGTAGATCTGGATCCATCGTATAATCCCTTCAAAGAAACCGGACTGACGGAGCCTATCCGCAGTTCGCGGCGTCAATCGCCGGATATGGGCTGGAACGAACTCTTCAAGCAGTTCGAAGCCAAGCGAGATGCCGAGAAGATGGCAGAACCACCGATCCGCTCGGAAGGACTGTTCGCCTCGACCGATTTTACTCCCTCTGCCGTATCTGCGACTCCCTCCACCGATATGCTCTGCTATGTCCATCGCGGCCGTTATCTGGTGACTACTCTGAGTAGGGGTTTGGCTTTGGTCGATTTCCACCGCGCACACAAGCGTATTCTTTACGATCGTTTCATGGCCGACGAATCAAGACGTCATATCGAACAGCAACAACTGCTCTTCCCCGAACTCCTCGAATTCAATCCGTCGGATGCTTCTGCCGTGAAGGCAGCTGTGGACGAACTCCAATCTGTCGGGTTCGATTTGTCGCCCCTCGGTGTCTCTTCCTATTCGCTGCTGGCAGCACCTGTACAAATCATAGACTGTGCGGCAGATGTCGTGCGGGATGTCATCCATACTACACTCGAAGATGGCAGATCATCGCATGAACAAATGCTCGAACTGATTGCCACCCAAATAGCCGAGTATCAAGCCATCCCTTGTGGCAAGACACCGACAGCAGAAGAGGCCAGCGATCTCTTGGCCGAGCTTTTTGCTTCGAACGACTCCACCTATACGCCGGACGGCAAGCTCATCGTCAGTATCATCGAAGAGGCAGATATAGCGCGCCGCTTCGAGTAG
- a CDS encoding T9SS-dependent choice-of-anchor J family protein, protein MKSIVFRAFLTILLSWAAITNPTAQEISGMNASCVATPAQPDTILYESFENGPVPNGWLEIDADADGATWGSPSGSFSVPYGHNGLCTYSHIRSGISTAGNYLITPNIEGAKRVKYWVCNQYSTNPEHYAVMVSTTGTAIEDFVLLFDDSITGKPTPLVWRRRIVDLPEGTKYIAWRHYKVTDSHTEFLKLDDVTVYRSIEGPEPATDFTVINIGQNVGRLTWNYPEDYQPEGKGNEELQLSGYNIYANGTLLAQIKDVSILEYVDSTYSLRDNPLQVEYCVTAVYDESIESSTVCGTLHYATDAILYENFENGPVPNGWLVIDADGDGFSWGHYLNAYDAFPGHNGGHCSLSASYVPGIGPVTPDNYLITPKVEGAKRVKYWVSTQDANWAAEHYAVMASTTGTAVGDFVILFEETMTAKPTGAWYERTINLPEGTKYIAWRHYNCTDIYFLKLDDITVFGTPASEPEPVTDFVVSLIENNKGRLKWNYPNGYEPDKTDDKDPLQLAGYNIYANGSLLVHIQDPTVLEYIDETYSSRDGQVEVEYCVTAVYNDNIESQSVCDKLIYDSQSDIILYEGFEAGSIPEGWLLIDADGDNVNWDYYPWTMYGHDSEKCIASPSYLPMIGVLTPDNYLVTPRLEGAKLVKYWVSARDAVYSAEHYAVMVSTTGTAVEDFVLLFEETMTAKANGAWYERTITLPAGTKYIAWRHYDCTDMFFLLLDDITVYRSTETVPEPVTDFVVSLIENNKGRLKWNYPNGYEPDKTDDKKPLQLTGYNIYANGSLLVHIQDPTVLEYIDETYSSRDGQVEVEYCVTAVYNDNIESQSVCDKLNYSITSLDNIQSDTSLKIYPNPASYVVRIEGLSRSKSTIELYNALGICILRKETHSEKTEIDVSRLNDGVYLIKVVGGNKTTTEKVEIKRP, encoded by the coding sequence ATGAAAAGTATTGTTTTTAGAGCATTTCTAACGATTTTGCTCTCGTGGGCAGCGATCACGAATCCGACTGCTCAAGAGATCTCAGGCATGAACGCATCCTGTGTGGCTACTCCGGCTCAACCGGATACTATCTTATATGAAAGTTTTGAGAATGGACCTGTTCCCAATGGCTGGCTTGAGATAGATGCTGATGCTGATGGTGCCACTTGGGGAAGCCCATCAGGCTCTTTCTCTGTACCTTACGGACACAATGGCCTTTGCACCTACTCCCATATACGTTCCGGTATCTCAACAGCGGGCAACTATCTGATTACACCCAATATAGAAGGAGCCAAACGGGTCAAGTACTGGGTATGCAATCAGTATAGTACCAATCCGGAACATTACGCAGTAATGGTATCGACAACGGGGACTGCCATTGAAGACTTTGTTTTGTTGTTTGATGATTCCATAACAGGGAAACCGACTCCTCTTGTATGGCGTAGACGAATCGTGGACTTACCAGAAGGGACCAAATATATTGCATGGCGACATTACAAAGTCACCGACTCACACACAGAATTCTTGAAATTGGATGATGTCACTGTGTATAGGTCGATCGAAGGGCCCGAACCTGCTACCGACTTCACAGTAATCAATATCGGTCAGAATGTGGGACGATTGACTTGGAACTATCCGGAGGATTATCAGCCGGAAGGAAAGGGGAATGAAGAGTTGCAGCTTAGCGGCTACAACATCTATGCGAACGGTACACTACTGGCACAAATAAAAGATGTCTCCATACTGGAGTATGTGGACAGCACTTACTCTTTGCGAGACAATCCCTTGCAAGTGGAGTACTGCGTTACAGCCGTTTACGATGAAAGCATAGAATCTTCGACCGTATGTGGCACGCTGCATTACGCCACGGATGCCATCCTTTATGAAAATTTTGAGAATGGACCTGTTCCCAATGGTTGGCTTGTGATAGACGCTGATGGAGATGGATTTAGCTGGGGACACTATTTGAATGCATACGACGCTTTTCCCGGCCATAATGGAGGCCATTGCTCCTTGTCGGCTTCTTATGTTCCGGGTATAGGCCCGGTGACTCCCGACAACTATCTGATTACCCCCAAGGTTGAAGGAGCCAAACGTGTCAAGTACTGGGTAAGCACGCAGGATGCCAATTGGGCAGCGGAACATTATGCGGTGATGGCTTCGACAACGGGGACTGCTGTCGGAGATTTCGTCATATTGTTCGAAGAAACCATGACAGCGAAGCCGACCGGCGCATGGTATGAAAGAACCATCAACTTACCTGAAGGGACTAAGTACATCGCATGGCGGCACTACAACTGTACCGATATATATTTCTTGAAGTTGGACGATATCACTGTATTCGGGACTCCTGCATCAGAGCCCGAACCTGTTACCGATTTCGTTGTCTCGCTTATTGAGAATAACAAGGGACGCTTGAAATGGAATTATCCTAACGGCTACGAACCCGATAAGACTGATGATAAAGACCCATTGCAGCTTGCCGGCTACAATATCTATGCAAACGGCTCGCTCCTTGTTCACATACAAGACCCGACTGTTTTGGAGTATATCGATGAGACTTATTCTTCACGAGACGGTCAGGTGGAAGTGGAATATTGTGTCACTGCCGTTTATAACGACAATATCGAGTCCCAATCGGTTTGCGATAAGCTGATTTATGATTCTCAATCGGACATTATCTTATATGAAGGCTTTGAGGCCGGAAGTATTCCTGAAGGCTGGTTGTTGATTGATGCTGATGGCGACAATGTTAATTGGGACTATTATCCTTGGACTATGTATGGACATGACAGTGAGAAGTGTATTGCATCCCCTTCGTACTTACCGATGATTGGCGTTTTAACTCCGGATAACTATTTGGTTACACCCAGACTCGAAGGAGCCAAGCTTGTCAAGTATTGGGTAAGTGCGCGAGATGCTGTTTATTCGGCTGAGCATTATGCTGTGATGGTTTCTACTACGGGAACTGCTGTTGAAGATTTTGTCCTCTTGTTCGAAGAGACAATGACCGCTAAGGCTAACGGTGCATGGTATGAGCGAACTATTACATTGCCTGCAGGAACAAAATATATTGCCTGGCGGCATTATGATTGCACCGATATGTTTTTCTTGCTCTTGGATGACATTACGGTTTATCGTTCTACTGAGACTGTTCCCGAGCCTGTTACTGATTTCGTTGTCTCGCTTATTGAGAATAACAAGGGTCGCCTGAAATGGAATTATCCTAACGGCTACGAACCCGATAAGACTGATGATAAAAAACCATTGCAGCTTACCGGCTACAATATCTATGCAAACGGCTCGCTCCTTGTTCACATACAAGACCCGACTGTTTTGGAGTATATCGATGAGACTTATTCTTCACGAGACGGTCAGGTGGAAGTGGAATATTGTGTCACTGCCGTTTATAACGACAATATCGAGTCCCAATCGGTTTGCGATAAGCTGAACTATTCTATCACATCCTTGGATAATATTCAATCTGATACAAGCTTGAAAATATATCCTAATCCGGCATCGTATGTGGTAAGGATAGAGGGATTGAGTCGGAGCAAGTCGACAATCGAGTTGTATAATGCGCTGGGAATTTGCATATTAAGGAAAGAGACTCATTCAGAGAAAACGGAAATCGATGTTTCACGTCTCAATGACGGAGTCTACTTGATTAAAGTAGTCGGTGGAAATAAAACAACAACCGAAAAGGTAGAGATAAAGAGGCCGTGA
- a CDS encoding cell division protein ZapA yields MTKDPESLNITLNIQGSRLRLAIPRNDEALYRQAADRLNFRIMRYRESYPNIAQLPAGGHLLLAAVDTAFYLVHERKQADRTPINDRLHRLNTELEAFLSRY; encoded by the coding sequence ATGACAAAGGATCCGGAGTCGCTGAATATTACACTCAACATCCAGGGGAGCCGGCTGAGGCTCGCCATACCACGTAATGATGAGGCTCTCTATCGGCAGGCTGCCGACAGGCTTAACTTCCGGATCATGCGTTATCGCGAATCATATCCCAATATAGCCCAACTGCCTGCAGGCGGACATTTGCTTCTGGCTGCGGTGGATACGGCTTTTTATTTGGTACACGAGCGCAAACAGGCCGATCGTACTCCGATCAATGACCGCTTGCACAGGCTCAATACCGAATTGGAGGCTTTTCTAAGTCGCTATTAG
- the rny gene encoding ribonuclease Y has translation MGIGTLLLFTFLGLVAGATAVWLITRTLLKQRTEGILAEARREAEVIKQKKLLEVKEKFLQLKGDLEKQVAQRNSKLQSVESKLKSREQTLNQRQEDITKKGQEMDLMRENLTAQLSVIEKKKTELDELKTREQAHLESLSGLSAAEAKDRLVESLKDEAKGQASAYVNEIIEEAKMTANKEAKRIVIQSIQRVATETAIENSVTVFHIESDEIKGRIIGREGRNIRALEAAAGIEIIVDDTPEAIVLSGFDPVRREIARLALHQLVQDGRIHPARIEEVVSKVRKQVEEEIIETGKRTVIDLGIHGLHPELIRLIGKMKYRSSYGQNLLQHSRETANLCAIMASELGLNPKKAKRAGLLHDIGKVPDDEPELPHALLGMKLCEKFKEKPDICNAVGAHHDEVEMMSLIAPIVQVCDAISGARPGARREIVEAYIKRLNDLEQLAMSYPGVIKTYAIQAGRELRVIVGADKTDDASVETLSNEIAKRIQDEMTYPGQVKITVIRESRSVSYAK, from the coding sequence ATGGGAATAGGAACACTTTTATTATTTACTTTTTTGGGGCTTGTAGCCGGTGCCACTGCCGTATGGCTGATCACGCGGACACTGCTCAAGCAAAGGACAGAGGGGATTCTCGCCGAGGCTCGCCGTGAAGCCGAGGTAATCAAGCAGAAGAAGCTCCTCGAAGTGAAAGAGAAATTTCTCCAACTCAAAGGCGACCTGGAAAAGCAGGTGGCACAGCGCAATAGCAAGCTCCAATCGGTGGAGAGCAAACTCAAAAGCCGCGAACAAACCCTCAACCAACGTCAGGAAGATATAACGAAGAAGGGGCAGGAAATGGATTTGATGCGTGAGAATCTGACTGCTCAACTCTCTGTGATTGAAAAGAAAAAGACGGAACTCGACGAGCTGAAAACTCGCGAACAGGCTCATCTGGAGTCTCTGAGCGGACTCTCCGCTGCCGAGGCTAAAGACAGACTGGTGGAAAGCCTCAAAGATGAAGCCAAAGGACAAGCCTCTGCATACGTCAATGAGATTATCGAAGAGGCCAAGATGACTGCCAACAAAGAGGCCAAGCGAATCGTCATCCAATCCATCCAGCGCGTGGCTACGGAGACGGCCATCGAAAACTCCGTGACCGTCTTCCATATCGAAAGCGACGAGATCAAGGGGCGTATCATCGGCCGAGAGGGCCGCAACATCCGTGCATTGGAGGCTGCTGCCGGTATAGAAATCATTGTAGACGATACGCCGGAAGCGATCGTCCTATCGGGATTCGATCCGGTGCGTCGTGAGATAGCGCGTCTGGCACTGCACCAGTTGGTACAGGATGGACGTATCCACCCGGCACGCATAGAAGAGGTGGTATCCAAAGTAAGAAAACAGGTGGAAGAAGAGATCATCGAGACGGGCAAACGGACGGTGATCGACCTTGGAATCCACGGTCTGCATCCGGAACTGATCCGTCTGATCGGTAAGATGAAGTATCGCTCTTCCTATGGGCAGAATCTCTTGCAGCATTCGCGTGAGACAGCTAACCTCTGTGCCATAATGGCCAGCGAATTGGGGCTGAATCCGAAGAAAGCCAAACGCGCCGGTCTGCTGCACGACATCGGCAAGGTGCCCGACGATGAGCCGGAATTGCCACACGCTCTCTTGGGCATGAAGCTCTGTGAGAAGTTCAAAGAGAAACCCGACATATGCAACGCCGTGGGAGCGCACCACGATGAGGTGGAAATGATGTCGCTCATAGCTCCTATCGTACAGGTGTGCGACGCCATTAGCGGCGCACGTCCGGGAGCACGCCGTGAGATCGTGGAAGCCTATATCAAGCGTCTGAATGATCTGGAGCAACTCGCCATGTCCTATCCGGGCGTTATCAAGACCTATGCTATTCAGGCCGGCCGCGAACTCCGTGTGATCGTCGGTGCCGACAAGACGGACGATGCCTCGGTGGAAACGCTCTCGAACGAAATAGCCAAAAGAATCCAGGACGAGATGACCTACCCCGGACAAGTGAAGATCACGGTGATCCGCGAATCTCGCTCCGTCAGCTACGCCAAATAA
- a CDS encoding PSP1 domain-containing protein, producing MDYRLDNTTTSLTKDACKGCHSQPLSTYDWLNDIPDLPEDGGFVEVQFKNTRKGYYLNSEKIELHKGDVVAVEANPGHDIGTVTLTGKLVKLQMRKHRYNTNNGEPFKIYRIAKQGDLDKYCEAKAREYDTMIQSRQISAELNLDMKIGDVEYQGDGNKAIFYYIADERVDFRQLIRVLAETFHIRVEMKQIGARQEAGRIGGIGPCGRQLCCSAWKMNFVSVNTSAARYQDLALNPQKLTGLCAKLKCCLNYEVDAYVEARKKMPSPEIVLETKESAYHYFKADVFRREVSYSTVPNAPVNLTTISARRAFEVISQNKQGFKPVSLEYDDKKQSSGHELSDILTDNSLTRFDDALSRRRRRNGNGNRDFSDREKAGEPHRTPDSIQPTPRVRSSSRMPSREKSPRPEGGDRRENMRERSRGDARFARPYTNEGGSERVEGARRVVGSGRRPPRQSTPRQEDRQGERKEG from the coding sequence ATGGACTACCGATTAGACAATACGACGACCTCCCTAACGAAGGATGCCTGCAAGGGGTGTCATAGCCAGCCGCTCAGCACTTATGACTGGCTGAATGACATCCCCGATTTGCCCGAAGATGGCGGATTCGTGGAGGTACAGTTCAAGAATACGCGCAAAGGATACTACCTCAACAGCGAGAAGATAGAGCTGCACAAAGGGGATGTAGTAGCCGTAGAGGCCAATCCGGGTCACGACATCGGGACAGTGACGCTGACCGGCAAGTTGGTAAAACTCCAGATGCGTAAGCATCGATACAATACGAACAACGGCGAGCCTTTCAAAATATACCGCATAGCCAAACAGGGCGATCTGGATAAGTACTGCGAAGCAAAGGCGCGAGAGTACGATACGATGATTCAGTCCCGTCAGATTTCGGCCGAGCTGAATCTGGACATGAAGATCGGAGATGTGGAGTATCAGGGCGATGGCAATAAGGCCATTTTCTACTATATCGCCGATGAGCGCGTGGACTTTCGCCAACTGATCCGAGTATTGGCAGAGACCTTCCATATCCGCGTGGAGATGAAGCAGATCGGTGCAAGGCAGGAGGCCGGCCGTATAGGCGGTATCGGTCCTTGTGGCCGCCAGCTGTGCTGCTCGGCCTGGAAGATGAATTTCGTGTCGGTGAATACGAGTGCAGCCCGCTATCAAGACTTGGCACTCAATCCTCAGAAGCTCACGGGTCTCTGCGCCAAACTCAAATGCTGCCTCAATTATGAGGTGGATGCCTATGTGGAAGCTCGTAAGAAGATGCCGAGTCCCGAGATCGTCTTGGAGACGAAAGAAAGTGCGTACCACTATTTCAAGGCGGATGTATTCCGTCGGGAGGTTTCGTATTCTACCGTTCCCAATGCTCCGGTCAATCTTACGACTATATCGGCTCGTCGTGCTTTCGAGGTGATCAGCCAGAACAAGCAGGGATTCAAGCCGGTATCGCTGGAGTATGACGACAAGAAGCAGTCGTCCGGACACGAATTGTCCGACATTCTTACGGATAACAGCCTGACACGGTTCGACGATGCCTTGTCTCGTCGCAGAAGACGAAACGGCAATGGCAATAGGGACTTCTCCGACAGGGAAAAAGCTGGCGAACCGCATCGTACACCTGATTCTATACAGCCTACGCCTCGCGTTCGCAGCAGTAGCAGGATGCCATCGCGAGAGAAATCTCCCCGACCGGAGGGAGGTGATCGTCGTGAGAATATGCGAGAGCGTAGTCGAGGCGATGCTCGTTTTGCACGTCCCTATACGAATGAGGGTGGCTCCGAACGTGTGGAAGGAGCCAGACGTGTGGTGGGCAGTGGCCGCAGACCACCGCGTCAAAGCACTCCACGTCAGGAAGACCGACAAGGAGAGAGAAAGGAGGGATAA
- the gldH gene encoding gliding motility lipoprotein GldH, producing MGAAARKQVRGAISFFLIALGICLAVSCTYRKDERILYRQVPHGRWQKRDVLDYEILIPDYTRSYSLELLIRHDNRYEYRDLALAYEVSVGERLIFADSVDLTLADKPQQWNGKGVAKQQNRFRLPISARFPYSGLYKIELKHNMRVPTLSGITEVGIRLTEGRDNPPPSILPQRE from the coding sequence ATGGGTGCTGCCGCACGAAAGCAAGTCCGAGGCGCAATCAGTTTTTTTCTGATTGCATTGGGGATATGCTTGGCTGTGTCTTGCACATACCGTAAGGACGAGCGAATACTGTATCGTCAGGTGCCTCATGGAAGGTGGCAGAAGCGCGATGTGCTCGACTACGAAATCCTCATACCGGACTATACTCGCTCATATTCTTTGGAGCTGCTGATCCGCCATGACAATCGGTATGAATATCGCGATTTGGCATTGGCATACGAGGTTTCAGTGGGAGAGCGTCTGATCTTTGCGGACTCTGTGGATCTGACTTTGGCCGACAAGCCGCAACAGTGGAACGGAAAAGGGGTTGCCAAGCAGCAAAACCGGTTTCGCCTGCCGATCTCCGCACGTTTTCCCTATTCGGGTCTTTATAAGATAGAGTTAAAGCACAATATGAGGGTACCGACTCTTTCAGGTATCACGGAAGTAGGTATTCGTTTGACAGAAGGGCGGGACAATCCTCCACCCTCTATCTTACCCCAACGAGAATGA
- the recF gene encoding DNA replication/repair protein RecF (All proteins in this family for which functions are known are DNA-binding proteins that assist the filamentation of RecA onto DNA for the initiation of recombination or recombinational repair.) — translation MIIEELHIVNFKSIAAADCRFSPKVNCLVGNNGMGKTNLLDALHFLSFCRSHLSVPDNMVVRHGEEMALLQGLYRDESGDGIELLLSIRPGKHKVLRRNKKEYERLSDHIGHFPLVIVSPQDYQLILGGSDERRRFMDQQLCQQDPRYLSALIQYNRHLQQRNTMLKQDRHDDALMDVLELQMGSYAAEIYNKRSRFIEDFLPVFNDLYSDISGSAEKVSLSYRSHLADGIPLEELLRRSRPKDYLLGFSSCGVHKDELEMLLGGVLIRKIGSEGQNKTFLISMKLAQFRHQQLHGDETPILLLDDIFDKLDATRVERIIRLVGGNGFGQIFITDTNRKNLDEIIASWSEDYRLFEIENGQIFQ, via the coding sequence ATGATCATAGAAGAACTCCATATCGTCAATTTTAAGAGTATCGCAGCTGCCGATTGCCGGTTTTCGCCTAAAGTGAACTGTCTGGTGGGGAACAATGGAATGGGCAAGACTAATCTGCTGGATGCGCTGCATTTCCTCTCTTTCTGTCGCAGTCATCTTTCCGTACCGGACAATATGGTTGTCAGACATGGAGAAGAAATGGCCCTGTTGCAGGGGCTTTATCGGGATGAAAGCGGCGATGGGATAGAGCTGCTCCTTTCTATTCGTCCGGGGAAGCACAAGGTACTGCGTCGGAACAAGAAAGAATATGAACGACTGAGCGATCATATCGGTCACTTCCCGCTGGTAATAGTTTCTCCGCAGGACTATCAGCTCATACTGGGCGGTAGCGATGAGCGCAGACGATTCATGGATCAGCAGCTTTGCCAGCAGGATCCTCGGTATCTGTCGGCTCTCATTCAGTACAATCGGCATTTGCAACAGCGCAATACAATGCTCAAGCAGGACCGTCACGATGATGCTCTGATGGACGTTTTGGAGTTACAGATGGGATCCTATGCAGCAGAGATCTACAACAAGCGTAGCCGTTTTATCGAGGATTTTCTTCCTGTTTTCAATGATCTTTATTCCGACATTAGCGGATCTGCAGAGAAAGTCAGCCTATCCTATCGCTCGCACTTAGCGGACGGAATACCTCTTGAAGAATTGCTTCGCAGGAGCCGTCCCAAGGACTATTTGCTGGGATTTTCTTCTTGCGGTGTACACAAGGACGAATTGGAAATGCTTCTTGGTGGAGTTCTTATTCGGAAAATAGGTTCGGAGGGACAAAACAAGACTTTCCTGATCAGCATGAAGTTGGCACAGTTCCGCCATCAGCAACTGCACGGTGATGAGACGCCCATTTTGCTGCTCGATGATATATTCGACAAACTGGATGCCACCCGTGTGGAGCGGATTATCCGCCTTGTCGGCGGTAACGGTTTCGGGCAGATCTTCATCACAGATACGAATCGGAAAAACTTGGACGAGATTATCGCTTCTTGGAGTGAGGATTACCGCCTTTTCGAAATAGAAAACGGACAGATATTCCAATAA
- a CDS encoding DUF721 domain-containing protein, translating to MEKSEIQKVDQVIRAWLEDEPLMYERLLEVEALEALPQVLGPLYKFLGRSRIHDGVLYLTFNSSVVRSQLSNNKAELLLRLNTAVGAELIRQIVFL from the coding sequence ATGGAAAAAAGCGAAATACAGAAAGTGGATCAGGTAATTCGGGCTTGGCTGGAGGATGAACCGCTCATGTATGAACGACTTCTCGAGGTGGAGGCTTTGGAAGCTCTGCCACAGGTGTTGGGGCCTCTCTATAAATTCCTCGGTCGTAGCCGGATTCATGACGGCGTACTGTACCTGACATTCAATTCGTCCGTTGTTCGCAGCCAGCTGAGCAACAACAAAGCAGAGTTGCTCCTCAGGCTGAATACGGCCGTGGGTGCAGAACTGATTCGACAAATAGTTTTCTTATAG
- a CDS encoding Crp/Fnr family transcriptional regulator: MWKTASDKGLGHLLRDVWSLLNEEERELLDKEIRPFPCKKASTVFSEGDIPNNLFYLYEGKIKILREGVYGRFHISRIVKPGQFFGMRPYFAEETCSSTAIAVENSKVLAIPVEAIEALLKGNTSFCRYFLKALAKELGYAERRTVTLTQKHVRGRLAETLLILKENFGFENDGATLSIYLSREELATLSNMTVSNAIRTLSTFVSERMLALDGKRIKIIDCDRLQKTARSG, translated from the coding sequence ATGTGGAAGACAGCTTCGGATAAAGGATTGGGACACTTGCTTAGAGATGTTTGGTCTCTGCTGAACGAAGAGGAACGAGAGCTATTAGACAAGGAGATACGACCTTTTCCCTGTAAGAAAGCCTCCACCGTCTTCTCTGAAGGAGACATCCCCAACAATCTTTTTTATCTGTACGAAGGAAAAATAAAGATCCTGAGGGAAGGCGTATATGGACGCTTCCACATTTCTCGCATCGTTAAGCCGGGGCAGTTCTTCGGTATGCGTCCCTATTTTGCCGAAGAAACTTGTTCGTCCACAGCCATTGCCGTTGAAAACTCCAAAGTCCTTGCCATACCGGTCGAAGCTATCGAAGCATTGCTGAAAGGAAACACCTCATTCTGTAGATACTTCCTCAAGGCCTTGGCCAAAGAGTTGGGCTATGCAGAAAGGCGAACCGTAACGCTCACGCAGAAACATGTTCGTGGCCGACTGGCCGAAACGCTACTGATACTGAAAGAGAATTTCGGATTTGAGAATGATGGAGCTACCCTAAGTATCTACCTTAGTCGAGAGGAACTGGCTACTCTTTCCAACATGACAGTAAGCAATGCCATACGTACCCTTTCTACATTCGTTTCCGAGCGAATGCTGGCACTTGATGGCAAGAGGATCAAGATTATCGACTGCGATCGTCTGCAAAAAACCGCACGTTCCGGTTAA